The Notolabrus celidotus isolate fNotCel1 unplaced genomic scaffold, fNotCel1.pri scaffold_329_arrow_ctg1, whole genome shotgun sequence genomic interval ggtcagagggacgggggtcagagggtcagagggaCGGGGGTCAACAACAGGTTAAAGCTAATTCAGCTCAAAACTCAAGTTTGAGTCCGGTTTCAGTTCCTTtactgtccactagaggctgcccCCAAAACTGAAtgagtccccatagagccccatgataagatgttacagcagaaataaacatgtttacagcctggtaaaggAACAGTAcgtgattttgtgtgtgtgtgtgtgtgtgtgtatgtgcgtgcgtgtgtgtgcgtgtgtgtatgtgtgtgttcacctgtCCTCTGTCCGTGTCCACCTTCTTCCTCAGCAGCATCTCAAAGCGATGGTTCTGATGCAGCAGGTCGAAGACGTACGTCATCTCATTGTACCTGCCGATACCCGTCAGCAGAcgcacctgaacacacacacacacacacacacacacacagataatgaTAACTGGTCTAAAGTAATTAAGAGGAATGGAgggctgtgtgtgagtgggcGGGGCTTACCAGCAGGCTGTAGTGCTCTCCTGGAGCGAGGTGGGCGTGGCTAAGGTGACGGGCGGCTTGGAGCACTCTGACGATCCCCTCCATGTTACAGGTCAGACTGAAACAGTCATGAGCCACGATCAGCAACTCACagactgcaggaggaagaggaggaagaggaggaagaggaggaagaggaggaagaggaagaggaagaggaagaggaagaggaagaagaagaagaagaagaagaagaagaagaagaagaagaagaagaagaagaaaaaaaagagggagaagaggaagaggaggaagtagaggaacaagaggaagaagagggagaagaggaagtagaggaagaagaggaagaagaggaagaggagggagaagaggaagtagaggaagaggaagaagagggagaagaggaagaggaggaagtagaggaacaagaggaagaagaggaagaggagggagaagaggaagaagaggaagaggaggaagtagaggaagaggaggaagaggagggagaagaggaagaggaggaagtagaggaagtagaggaagaggaggaagaggaggaagaggagggagaagagggagaagaggaagaggaggaagaggaagaggaggaagtagaggaagaggaggaagaggagggagaagaggaagaggaggaagtagaggaagtagaggaagaggaggaagaggaggaagaggagggagaagagggagaagaggaagaggaggaagtagaggaagaggaggaagaggagggagaagaggaagaggaggaagaagaagaagaagaagaagaagaagaagaagaagaagagggagaagaggaagaggaggaagtagaggaagtagagggagaagaggaagaggaggaagtagaggaagaagaggaagaggaggaagtagaggaagtagagggagaagaggacacTGTTTATTTAAGTTtcatgtgaaataaataaatatttattttgcttgattcaagtgtgtgtgtgtgtgtgtgtgtttgtgtgtgtgtgtgtgtgtgtgtgtgtgtgtgtgtgtgtgtgtgtgtgtgtgtcagagtgtgtgtcagagtgtgtgtgtatgtgtgtgtgtgtcttactgCAGCTCAGGTCTCTCAGAGGAGCCGTGTTGAGGTTCTCCAGCAGCTTGAGTCCCACCAGGTTCGGATCCTCGCACAGTTTGATGAGCTGGACCAGAGAGTCCCGCCCCTCTGACGGCCTGAACACCTGCCTCTCtgctcagtcacacacacacacacacacacacacacacacacacacacacacacacacacacaaacacacacacacacacacacacacacacacacacacacacacacacacacacacacacacacatacattagaTCCCGTCTGATGCACCTTGATCTCATCATAACGCCGTCCTCGCCGCTGCTCTCACCCGGTTGGAGCTCCTGGTTGGAGGCCAGCAGCGCCTGCACCACGGCCGAGGAGACGAGCTGGGCCACAGAGTCCGGGGTCAGACCCTGAGCCCTGATGAAGGCCTGAGCCTTCCTGAAACGCTCCGGCTGCTCCGACAGCAGCAGCTTCTCCAGCACCGAGCGAGGATCCTCAGCACAGATCTGACTGAAGGAGACCTGGAGCTCCTGGAGGGACAGAGACGGGACCATGATTAGACCCTGATCCTTTCACATAGGTACTTAAAGACTCTGGAGCTGCTCGGGAACAAAGCTGGGGCACCTTGGAGAGCTGGTACAGGCTGAGGACTTGTTTGCAGTAGTTGTTCCCGTGCCGACACTGATCCACGAGTTTCTGCAGCTGCACCGCGACCTGGTCTTCAGGGAGCGGGAGAACCACGAAGGAGGACAGGCTGCTGATGGAGGCGGCTGGAGGGAGAAACACAGCTTCAGGTCAGAGATCCAGATTCACTCAAAGACAATAAATCACAGTGTGATCTCTGTAGAGAAACTGGAGGCGCTCACAGCTCGTGATCCCCTTCTTCGGCAGAGCCTCGGTCGCCTCCTCTGGTGGGTCGGGGTTGGACTCTCCTGAAGCGAGACTTCGGCAGCGCAGCACCACCCACATGTCCGGGTGATGGAGGGAGAAATATCGACACACCCGGCTGGCCTCGTGGATACTTCCTTCATCTAgtaactgaccaatcagagcagccaggaccctcctctcctctggacTCAGCGTGGGGTCAGAGGTCGGCGTGGTCGTCGGCGTGCTCGTCTGCTCCTCAGGGAGTCCCTCCAGACTCAGACACCGCTCCGTGTTCAGGCCGGAGATGTTGGAGAAGGTGAACTCCTTCATGAGGACGGCGTAGGTGTTCATCTCGGGCGTGATGGCGGGCGGCGGCAGGTTGAAGACGCTCTCTTTCTCCATGGAGACGGTGAGGACGTGCTGCCTGACGCGGCTGACCCACAGCTTCTTCTCCAGACTCGCCAGGTCGTCCACGGGAGGCGGGGCGAGCAGCGACAGCCAGTGAGCGGCGAGGCAGAGCAGCAGGCAGCGCTCCTGGACGTGCAGCAGCTCGCTCTGAGGGTCGGCGTCCGCAGACGAGTCCGCTTCGGCCTGAGAGAGGAAGAACTGAGAGGCGGACTCGGGGTCGGTGCCGTCTGCCTTCAGCTGGTCGTGACACTTCCTCCAGAAACCGACTCGAGTCTCCAAACGTCGCCACTGCCGCTTGGACTTCTGGGAGCTCACCTCCTGGAGGAGctgcacaggaaacagacacgACAACGAtgatcttaaagacctcatagtgacCTAttccccctctagaactctacgctcccgacatgcaggcctgctcattgcacctaaagtctctaaaagtagtatgggaggtagagccttcagttatcaggcccctctcctttggaatcatctaccagtcagggtccgggaggcagacaccctctctacttttaagagtaggcttcaaactttcctttttgataaagcttatagttagagctggatcaggcttggaccaggtcttagttctgctgctataggcttagactgacacactgggatcctgtctttccctctctctcctctctctgcctgtctctcactttaactcttcctgtcccattaaagtttctGGACGTGTTCTGTGAGGTGGATCAGACCTGACTGAGCAGCAGGCGGTGCACGGGCAGACCGGCCAGCAGGGCGACCTGCCTGGCCTGGTTGTAGCGCCCCGTGGCCTGCAGAGCGTCCACGGCAGCCTGAAACTCCTCCTGCTGGACGGAGGGAGAACTGCACTGCAGCAGCCGGGGAGACacgctgacctctgacccctgcagcagctgactcagctgacttaGCTTCCTGAAGTCTGGACCTGCGAACACGCAACAAACACACCTTTCATAAACTTCATCAGATTAAATTCAGGAGAGACTTCTGGAGAAGTTTCTGTAAACAAAGGCTCGGAGGAGTCCGGGACCTCACCGTTAGATTTGAGGAGTTTGTCGACGTCTGCGAGGAGCTGCAGCAGCCGGTGGAGGTCGTACTGGGAGGAGCAGCGCTGCAGCATGGTGAGGAGCAGCACTGACGCCTGGCTCTCCACCCACTGCAGGGGgagaccaccagagggcgctgggCCGCCGTTTCTGAGCTGCAAACGACAACAACAACTTCAGCTCCAATCAGACACTTTAAAGCTTCTatatgagtctgagatatgagtctgagatatgagtctgagatatgagtctgagatatgagtctgagatatgagtctgagatatgagtctgagatatgagaTATGAGAgatgagtctgagatatgagtctgagatatgagtctgatatatgagtctgagatatgagtctgagatatgagtctgagatatgagtctgagatatgagtctgagatatgagtctgagatatgagaTATGAGAgatgagtctgagatatgagtctgagatatgagaGATGAGATAGGAGAGATGAGATATGAGAgatgagtctgagatatgagtctgagatatgagaTATGAAAgatgagtctgagatatgagtctgagagatgagtctgagatatgagtctgagatatgagagatgagtctgagatatgagtctgagatatgagtctgagatatgagtctgagatatgagagatgagtctgagatatgagtctgagatatgagtctgagatatgagtctgagatatgagagatgagtctgagatatgagtctgagatatgagagatgagtctgagatatgagtctgagatatgagaTATGAGACATGAGTCTGAGAGATGAGTCTGAGAgatgagtctgagatatgagtctgagatatgagagatgagtctgagatatgagtctgagatatgagtctgagatatgagaTATGAGACATGAGTCTGAGAgatgagtctgagatatgagtctgagatatgagtctgagatatgagtctgagatatgagtctgagatatgagtctgagatatgagtctgagatatgagagatgagtctgagatatgagtctgagacatgagtctgagacatgagtctgagagatgagtctgagatatgagtctgagacatgagtctgagatatgagtctgagatatgagtctgagatatgagtctgagatatgagtctgagagatgagtctgagatatgagtctgagatatgagtctgagacatgagtctgagatatgagtctgagatatgagtctgagagatgagtctgagatatgagtctgagacatgagtctgagacatgagtctgagatatgagtctgagatatgagtctgagacatgagtctgagatatgagtctgagatatgagtctgagatatgagtctgagatatgagtctgagatatgagtctgagatatgagtctgagatatgagagatgagtctgagatatgagtctgagaCATGAGTCTGAGACATGAGTCTGAGACATGAGACATGAGTCTGAGAgatgagtctgagatatgagtctgagatatgagtctgagaCATGAGTCTGAGACATGAGAcatgagtctgagatatgagtctgagatatgagtctgagatatgagtctgagaCATGAGTCTGAGACATGA includes:
- the spg11 gene encoding spatacsin, whose amino-acid sequence is VRSLAAQFGPALQAHLTLAFQDLQVCSQRRSVASEEQQQQQPGSLTTERTSWSSDPPRELFQVLLQSQDEEAPCRYLLQEALVQRCPTLAVLAACQQGAGLLQCLCVWVLTSVDDVTAEEATSHLAEAPQYHEWTLHDLSIIWRTLLGRGHVRPLLRGFELFQRDCPLVLVLRMFELCCDYRNFSEAKTKLLDFQRTLIALRNGGPAPSGGLPLQWVESQASVLLLTMLQRCSSQYDLHRLLQLLADVDKLLKSNGPDFRKLSQLSQLLQGSEVSVSPRLLQCSSPSVQQEEFQAAVDALQATGRYNQARQVALLAGLPVHRLLLSQLLQEVSSQKSKRQWRRLETRVGFWRKCHDQLKADGTDPESASQFFLSQAEADSSADADPQSELLHVQERCLLLCLAAHWLSLLAPPPVDDLASLEKKLWVSRVRQHVLTVSMEKESVFNLPPPAITPEMNTYAVLMKEFTFSNISGLNTERCLSLEGLPEEQTSTPTTTPTSDPTLSPEERRVLAALIGQLLDEGSIHEASRVCRYFSLHHPDMWVVLRCRSLASGESNPDPPEEATEALPKKGITSSASISSLSSFVVLPLPEDQVAVQLQKLVDQCRHGNNYCKQVLSLYQLSKELQVSFSQICAEDPRSVLEKLLLSEQPERFRKAQAFIRAQGLTPDSVAQLVSSAVVQALLASNQELQPERQVFRPSEGRDSLVQLIKLCEDPNLVGLKLLENLNTAPLRDLSCICELLIVAHDCFSLTCNMEGIVRVLQAARHLSHAHLAPGEHYSLLVRLLTGIGRYNEMTYVFDLLHQNHRFEMLLRKKVDTDRGQSSSLKTALLDYIKRCLPADSEKHNMVALFFSMRREIGENHEIAARTQLKMIESQAWVVTPDLKNSLVKVLGLLKDAAESFSKDSCVRQATRCVRTAKLVSLQLHFLNHGLDLRVINLRPAEMLNAIVALPRCYQVFVVSEAYSYSPDWAEILFQKVILKGDFAFLEELKRHRPLTSSLFEDIFKKLDGAPSNVTPNVKRLLTHCDDVFSRYRLAYQQNLYDVTKTLLQDAKTSSYLNDRLAS